Part of the Streptomyces sp. WMMC500 genome is shown below.
CCGTGCCGGGCGCCAGCCGGCCGCGCGGCCGGCGGGTCGCGGCGCGCACCTTCCAGCCCTGGGGGACCTGCAACTGCACCCGCGGCTCGGTCCACAGGCTGCCGGAGCCGTTGCGCAGGGTGGCGGTGACCGTCAGCACGCGGCCCGGCTCGGCGTAGGGCGGGGCGCCGATGCGTACGCCGAAGGGCTCGCGGTCGTACGAGTCGTGCCACTCCCGCCGCATGACGTGCACCAGCCGGGCGGCGATGTCCGGGCGGTCCGCGGCGCGGTCGACGGACTCGGCGGGATCGTCCGCCAGGTTGTACAGCTCCACCTGCCAGCGCTCGTCCGGCACCCTGCGGTCCTTGCCGGGCGCGAAGCGCACCGCCTTCCAGTCGCCGGCGCGCACCGCCTCCGAGATCCGGCCGATCCGGTCGTGGTCGGCGGCGCGGGCCAGCGGCGTCGACGCCCGCTCGTTGCGGTACCAGTACAGGAACTCGTGCCGGGGCGCCGGCCCGGTGCCGGTGAGCAGCGGCGCGAGCGACAGCCCGTCGACGTCCCGGGGCGCGGGGGCGCCGCCCAGCTCGGCGAGGGTGGGCAGCAGGTCTATGTGGGGTGTCGGCCGGTCCACGACGCCCCGCCGGATGCGGTACGGGGACCAGGCGATGAGCGGCACCCGGATGCCGCCCTCGTACAGGTTCCGCTTGTAGCCGCGCAGCGGCCGGTCGCGCTGGAAGAGCGCCGGCGTCACGCCGCCCTCCTCGTGCCGGCCGTTGTCGCTGGTGACGATGACCACGGTGTCCTCGGCGACGCGCTGCGCGTACAGCTCCTCGATCACCTGGCCGACCATCCGGTCGAAGTTCGCGACCTGCGCGGCGTGCCCCTTGTCCTCCGGCTTCCAGTCGGTGTCGCTGTACTCGCCGGTGTCCGGCACGGTGCTCGGGGCGTGCGGCACGTTGGGGGAGAGGTAGAGGAAGAAGGGCTCCTCGGCGTGGCTGCGGATGAAGTCCAGGGCGCGCGTGGAGAACTGCTCGGGCGCATACGTGCCGCGCCCGCCGTCCCCGTTGCCGGCGAGCGGCACGCGGCGGCCGTTGTGCCACAGGTACTGCGGGAAGTAGGAGTGGGCGTGCCGGTGGGTCAGGTACCCGTAGAACTCCTCGAACCCGCGGTAGTTGGGGTGGCTGTGCTGGTCCGGCTCCTCGGGGCCGAAGCCCCACTTGCCGATGCACGCCGTGCGGTAGCCGCGGGCCCGCAGCAGCTCGGCGACGGTGGTGTCGCCGTCGCCGATGGAGGGCTGGATGCCGCGCATCGGGTTCTCCCGGACCCGGGCCCGGCCGCTGTGCAGGCCCGTCAGCAGCGAGGCACGCGACGGCGCGCAGACCGGCGCGGAGGCGTACGCCGCGGTGAACCGCAGGCCGTCGGCGGCGAGGCGGTCCAGGTGGGGGGTGCGGATGAGCTGCTGGCCGTACGAGCCGAGTTCGCCGTAGCCGAGGTCGTCGGCGACGATCAGGACGATGTTGGGGCGGTCGCCGCGCGGGCTGCCCGGCGCGGCGGCGAGCGGGGCGGGGGTCAGCGCCGCGGCGCCGAGGCCGGCGGCCGAGGCCGCGAGGAACTGCCGTCGGGTCGTCAACCGGCTCCCCCTCTCGGACGACTGGTGCCGATGAGCAGCGCCGTCCGGAGGCGGTGGCGGGCCGGTACGCAGTGTTCCGGGGCCGCGTCACCCGCCGGGGGTGAGCCGGTCCGGCAGCCGGATCCGCCGTGGCGGACTCCGGGCCGGAAGCGGTGCGACGGCGCCCGTACCCGGGTACGGGCCGGGCGCCCTCCTGGCGTGCCGTCTGGTCGGGACGGCGCGTTCGGCCGCGCAGGGGTGACCTACGGATCAGTTCCCCCCGGGACTGCGTCTACCCCGTGCGCTTGCGTACGGCTTGACGTTTCGAGGGGGACCCTACCACCAACGATCGACGCTCCCGCGCGCGTTGGGGCCCGGCGGAAGGCGCGACTCCGGTCGCCCCGTACCCGCTACTTGCGTCCCTCGCGCCCCTCACGCCACTCGCGTACCAGAGTGTCGGCGTCCAGCGGAGCCAGCTTCAGCGGCGGTCCGACGGCGGGCGCGCGGTGCGCCGCGAGGATCTTCTCGTTGACCTCCGCCACGATCTCGCGCACCTCCTTCTCGCTGCGCGCCCTGGTCACGGCGGCGAGCGCGGCCTCGGCCTCCCTGCGTACGGCGAGGGAGGGCGGCAGCGCGGACAACTGCTCGCGCGCCATCTTCGCCTTGACCCACCACAGCTCGTCGTACGGCCGGTCGAGGTCCGCGAGCGGCTTGCCCTTACCGGGGAGATCGTCGAACTCGCCGCGCTCCGCCGCCTCGCGGATCTGCCGGTCGATCCAGGACTCGAAGCTCACACCCGGCGGTTTGCGTTCGGTCACGTGCGCTGCTCCCTCCGCTCGCGGCGGTCGCCGATCGGCCGTTCGCCCACGTCAACGGTAACGCCGGCGGCGTGGGCCGCGGCGCGCGGGTGGTGTCACGCCGATGGCGGCTCTCAGCTTGCACACACCTTGGTAACAATTCAGACAATGGGCTCGGAAGGTGTCCATCCGGCCCCGATAGGGAGACCCTCGTGTCCCGTCTGCGTTCCGCGCGCCGTGCACCGCTGCCGCCGCGCCGTGTTCCGCGCGCCGTGCGCCCCGCGCCGCGGCTGCCGCGCTCCGCGCACCTCGCCGGCACCGCGGCCGTCGCCCTGGCCCTGTCCGTCGCCGCGGCGTCCTGCGCCGCACCGGGGCAGGGAAGCCGCGCGGCCGCCGCCGACCCGGCCGCGGAGCTGGTGCTGCAGCCCGTCGCCGACCGGGAGCACGACCCGTTCACCCCGAGCACCGCGACACCCGACGGCGCCGACCCGTCGCCCTCGCCCACCGCCGCGCCGCCCGACAGCACCCCGCCGGCGGAGCCGGGCAGGCACCAGTCGGTGCCGGGCGGACAGGCCGGTCTCTACGGCGGCGTACGGAACGTCGCGAGCTGCGACGTCGACAAGCAGATCGCGTTCCTCGGCCGCGACGCCGACAAGCAGGCGGCGTTCGCGCGGACCCTGCGGGTCGACGAGGGTGACCTGCCGGGCTATCTGCGCGAGCTGACCTGCGTGCTGCTGCGCGCCGACACCCGCCTGACCGGCCACGGCTTCGCGGGCGGCGAGGCGAGCCCGTTCCAGGCGGTGCTGCAGGCCGGCACCGCGGTGCTGGTCGACGACACGGGCGTACCGCGGGTGCGGTGCGCGAGCGGCAGCCCGCTGACGGAGCCCGAGAAGCTGAGCGGCGACGGCCGCTACGGCGGCACGGCCTGGCGCGGTTACCGGCCGTCGCGGACCGTCGTGGTCACGCCGGCGGACCGGGCGCTGTCGAAGCTCGTCATCGTGGACATCACCACGGACCTGTGGTTCGAGCGGCCGGTCGGCGCGCGACCCGGCGAGGACCGGAAGCTGCCCGAGGCGCCGCGGGACCACTTCGCACCGCCGGCGCCGGGCGGCGGGGCGTCGCCGAGCCCGACCACCGAGCCCACCGGCAGCCCCGGGCCGACCACCACGGGCCCGTCCGACGGACCCGGCACCGAGTCCGGGCAGCCGAGTACCGCCCCGCCGCTGCCGGGCGGCGCCGAGGACCCGGACCACGAGCGCGTCTCCGCGGGCGAGTCGGCGAGGAGCACCGCGTCAGCCCGGTGAACCCGCCGCCTCCTCCGCCGCCGCAGGACCCGGGGCCGTGCCGGGCGCGGCGGGCCCGCGGCGCACCGGCGCCAGCGTGAACCCGCGCGGCATCAGCGTCAGCCGCTCGGCTATCTCCAGCCGGTAGCCGGGGTCGCCGCGCAGCTCGTACCGGCGCAGCAGCAGACCCAGCACGAGCGTCGCCTCGTGCAGCGCGAACTGCCGTCCGATGCACGCCCGCTCGCCGGTCCCGAAGGGCTTGAACACGTGCCCCGGCCGGGCCCGTACCCGCTCCGGCAGGAACCGGTCCGGATCGAAGCGGTCGGCGTCCGCGCCCCACACCGCCGGGTCCCGGTGCAGGGCGGGGATCAGCACCAGGGCCCACGCGCCCGCGCGCATCGGGTGGACGCCGCCCAGCACCGTGTCCGTGCGTGCGGCGCGGGTGAACGCGGGCGCCGTGGGCCACATCCGCAGCGACTCGTCCAGCACCCGGCGCACGTAGCGCAGCTTGCTCACCTGCCGGTACGACGGTTCCCCGGTCCCTCCCCACACCTCGTCCACCTCGGCGCGGGCGCGGGCCGTCACCTCGGGGTGGCGGGAGAGGTAGTACAGCGCGAAGGACAGCGCGCCCGAGGTCGTCTCGTGCCCGGCGACCAGGAACGTGAGGATCTGGTGGCGGATGTTCTCCGGCGCCAGCCGCTCCCCGGTCCGCGGATGCCGGGTGTGGAGCATCAGCCCGAGCAGGTCCTGCGCACCCGGGTCCGGGCGCTCGGTGCGCTCCCGTACGACCTCGTCGACGACGGAGGCGAGATACGCGGCGTCGGCGGCGCCCCGGCGGCCGGGCCCGCGGTTCTTCATGGGGCTGAGCGGCCGGGGCACGGTGCCGCCCTGGGCGTGGCGCAGGGCGCGGACCATGGCGGCGACGAAGGGGTGCTGCTCGGTGCGCTCGAAGGAGCCGAAGTCGTAGCCGAAGCCGGTGTTCGCGATGGTCTCCAGGGTCAGCTTCGTCATGTCCGCGGACACGTCGGGCGCGGTGCCCGCGGCGGCGTGCGCGTCCCAGGCCGCCGTGAGCCGGCGGGCCATCGCGAGCATCACCGGGTGGTAGCGCTCCATCGCCTCGCGGGTGAAGCCGGGCGCGAGGATGTCGTGGCCGAGCTGCCAGTTGGGCTCGTGGCTGTGCGCCGTGAACAGGCCGTCGCCGGCGACGTCGCGCAGGTTGTGCACGGCGAGCACGACGCGCTTGGTGAAGCGCGACTCGTCCGCCAGCTCGGCGACCAGGTCGGCACCGGAGACCACCACGATCTCCAGACCGAAGATCTTGCGCCGGAAGATCGGCCCCAGCTCCCGGGCCATCCGCAGCGAGTCCTGTATGGGCGTGCCCGGGTCGAAGCCGAAGACGTCCCCCAGCACCGGCACCCGGTGGCGCGGGTGGGGGATGCGGGTCAGCTCCGGCCAGGAGCTGGGACGGGTGCGTAAGAACGGCTTCGCCATCGTGCGCCTCCCTTATTGAACTCGGTTCAGTACGCAGCGTGCGGTAGCGCTGAACCGGTGTCAAGTAAGGTGGCGCGATGGCTCGTTCCGGCGCTCGTGGTACGCGGTCGGGGCGCCCGCGCACCCGCATGGGCACCGAGGAGCGGCGCCGGCAGTTGCTGCGGATAGGCGCCGAACTCTTCGCCGAGCGGCCCTTCGACGACGTGTGGATCGAGGAGGTCGCCGAGCGCGCCGGCGTCTCGCGCGGGCTGCTCTACCACTACTTCCCGACCAAGCGGCAGTTCTACGCGGCCGTCGTCCGGCACGAGGGCGAGCGCCTCCTGCACCTGACCGAGCCGGATCCCGCCACGCCCGTCGACCGGCAGGTACAGCAGGGGCTGGAGGCGTACCTGCGGTACGCGGAGGAGCACGCGCGCGGCCTGCGCGCCTTCCACCGCGCCTCGGCCACCGGGGACCGGGAGATCCACGAGATCCACGAGCAGCTCCTCGCCGAGCAGGAGCGGAGGATCGTCGCGGCGCTCGACGCGCAGGCCGCCGCCGGGCTGCTCGACGGACCGTCGCCCGCCGCGCTGCGGCTCGCGGTGCACGGGTGGCTGGCGTTCGTCACGGCGGCGGTCCTGGACTGGCTGGAGCGCGGGGAGCCGTCGCGGGCGGAGGTACGGGAGGTGTGCACGCGGGCGCTGCTCGGCGCACTGGCGGGTGCGCGGGGAGACTGAGGCGCGGGGGACCCAGGCGCGGGGCCGGGCGCCCCCGCCGCGGGCCGTGCGCCTGTGGGCCGTGCGCCCGTGGGCCGTGCGGCGTGGACCGTGCGGCGTGGGTCGTGCACCGTGGGTGTCCGCCGGTCACCGCGCGGTCGCCGGGGGGGGCGGGCCGCTGTTCGATTCGTAGGGCGCGGGCGGCCGCCGTACGCTGGTGGTATGGCCGCGCGAGCACTGGACGCCACCGGGGCCGCGGAACTCGTACACGCAGCAACCGCCGCGCCCTCCATGCACAACGCGCAGCCGTGGCACTTCCGCTGCCACCTCGGACACCGGACCGTCGAGATCCGCGCCGACCCGGAGCGCGCCCTGCCGGCCTCCGACCCGGACCGGCGCGCCCTGCACCTCGGCTGCGGTGCCGCCACGTGCAACCTGCGCGCCGCCGCGGCCGCCGCCGGCTGGCGCACCGGCACCGTGCTGCTCCCCGACCCGGACGACCCCCTGCTGCTCGCCGTCGTCCGGCTCACCGAGCCGACGCCCGACGCGGACCCCGACGCGGCACTCGCCGGCCTGGAGCCGCAGATCGCCCGCCGCCACTCCAGCCGCTGGCCCTTTACGGACGAGCCGGTCCCGTCCGAGGACCTGGCCGACCTCGTCGAGGCGGCGCGGGCCGAGGGGGCGGACCTGGTCTTCCCCGACGCCTGGCACGCGGCCTCCCTGCTGGAGCTGGTGCGGGACGCCGAGCTCCGCGACGCGGAGACCCCGGAACGGGCCGAGGAGCTGGCCCGCTGGACGCACCCGTGGCCGGACACCGCCGACGAGGGCGTGCCCGGCTACGCCTACGGCCCCCGGCGCCGCGACGGCGCCGCACCGGTGCGCGACTTCGCCGGCGGCGCCGGCCGCGCCGGGCATGCCGGCCCGCCGGGACGGAGCAGCGTGGCCTTCGAGGCCCGGCCGACCATCGCCCTGCTCGGCACCGCGCACGACCGGCCGGCCGACTGGCTGCGCGCCGGCCAGGCGCTGGAGCGCGTGCTGCTCGCGGCCACCCGCGCCGGTCTCGTGGCCTCCCTGACCAGCCAGGCGCTGGAGTGGTCCGACCTGCGCGCCCTCGTACGGGACCCGCTCACCGACGTCGGCCAGGTCCAGATGATGCTGCGCGTCGGCTACGGCCCGCGTGGCCCGACGACGCCGCGCCGACCGATGTCGGAGGTCCTGGAGATCGTGGGCAACCCGCTGCTGTAGCGGGCCGGAAACGACGAACGGCAAGGAGCCCTGCGCTCCTTGCCACTCTCAACTTATAGCGCACCCCGGGGCTTGCGGCAAGGCCCGGGGCCCGGTGCAGAATCTCCCGCCGAGGCCAGGACCTGCGGAAATGGGGATTCATGAACGACGTGATCATCGCCGGCGGCGGCCCGACCGGGCTGATGCTGGCGGCCGAACTGCGGCTGCACGGCGTGCGCGTGGTCGTGCTGGAGAAGGAGCCCGAGCCGACGGCGGTCGTGCGGGCCCTCGGGCTGCACGCGCGCAGCATCGAGGTGATGGACCAGCGCGGCCTGCTGGAGAAGTTCCTCGCGCACGGCACGCGGCACCCGCTGGGCGGGTTCTTCGCCGGCATCACCAAGCCGGTGCCCGAGCACCTGGGCACCGCCCACGGGTACGTCCTCGGCATCCCGCAGCCGGAGATCGAGCGGCTGCTCGACGAGTACGCCCGCGCGCTCGGCACCGAGATCCGCCGCGGCACCGCGCTGACCGGGCTGAGCCAGGACGAGCACGGCGTGACCGTGCAGACGGCCGCCGGCGAGCTGACCGCCCGCTACCTCGTCGGCTGCGACGGCGGCCAGAGCACCGTACGCAAGCTCCTCGGCGTCGGCTTCCCCGGCGAGCCCGCCCGCGTCGAGACGCTGATCGCCGACGTCCGGCTCACCGCGCCGCGCGAGGAGATCATGGCCGCCGTGGCCGACATCCGCAGGACCCGGCTCCGGTTCGGCATCGCGCCCTTCCCCGGTGGCACGTACCGCGTCATCGTGGACGCCGCGGGCCTGGCCGCCGACCGCGGCGTCCCGCCCACCCTCGACGAACTCCGCGCGCGGCTGCGGGCCGTCGCGGGCTCCGACTTCGGCGCGTACGAGCCGACGTGGCTCTCCCGGTTCGGCGACGCCACCCGGCAGGCCGAGCGCTACCGCACCGGCCGCGTCCTGCTCGCCGGCGACGCGGCGCACGTCCACCCGCCGGTGGGCGGGCAGGGGCTGAACCTCGGTGTGCAGGACGCCTTCAACCTCGGCTGGAAGCTGGCCGCCGAGATCGCCGGCCGGGCGCCCGCCGGCCTGCTCGACACCTACCACGCCGAACGCCACCCCGTGGCCGCGGACGTGCTGGACAACACCCGCGCCCAGACGCTGCTGATGTCCCCCGAGCCGGGTCCGCGGTCCGTGCGCCGTCTGCTCGGGGAGCTGATGGACATCGAGGAGGTCAACCTGCGCCTCATTGAGAAGATCATGGCGACCGCCGTCCGCTACGACCTCGGCGCCGGCCACGACCTCCTCGGCCGCCGGCTGCGCGACCTGCGGCTCAAGCGGAACGGCCGGCTCTACGAGCTGACGCGCGCCGGCCGCGGGCTGCTGCTCGACCAGACCGGCCGGCTCTCGGCGGCGGGCTGGGCGGACCGCGTCGACCACGTCGCCGACACCGTCGAGGCGGGCGACGCGCGGGACGCGAGCGACGGCCTGGACGTGCCCGCGGTGCTGCTGCGCCCCGACGGCCACGTCGCCTGGGCCGGGGAGGACCCGGCTGACCTGCGCGACCACCTGGGCCGCTGGTTCGGCGTGCCGGCCGCCTGAACCCCGGCCCGGACGCCCCGGGTTCAGTACTCGGCGAGCAACTGCTCCAGCATCTCCTGGCTCGACTCCTGCTTCTCCGCCGCCGCGCACAGGCCGTCCATGGTCAGGAGATAGCGCTCGACGTCGTTGCGCTTGTCCAGATAGAGGGCGCTGGTCAGTTGCTCGATGTACGCCACGTCCGGGAGGTCCGGCTCCGCGAAGCGCAGGATCGTCAGCGGGCTGACGACGGCGGCGAAGCGGCCGGTGGCCAGCCGGGCCACCTGGACCGTGATGTTCGACAACTCCAGGATCCCGAGGAGGTGCTTGATCTGCGTGCGCATCACCCGGCGCCCGCCGAGCGGGCGGCGCAGCGCCGCCTCGTCGATGACCACCCAGTAGCGCGCCGGCCGGTCGGCGTGGCCCAGGATCTGCTGCCGGCGCAGCCGCAGGTCGACGTGGCGCTCTATGGCCGCCTCGTCCGCGTTCGGGTAGGCGATCTGCGCGAACGCCCGGGCGTAGTCGGCAGTCTGCAGCAGCCCCGGGATGCGCTGGGCCTGGTAGGAGCGGATCAGCGAGGCGGCCTCTTCGAGGCCGAGGAAAGTCTCCATCCAGGCGGGCGTCACATCGCTGTACTGATGCCACCAGCCCGTGGTGTTGGCGCCGCGGGCCAGCGCGAGGTAGTGCTCGCGCTCGACGTCGTCCTCCACCCCGTACAGCGTCAGCAGGGCGGCGATGTCGTGCTCCTTGCAGCCGCCCCGGCCCAGCTCCAGACGGCTCAGCTTGGGCTGCGAGGCGCCGATGGTGCGCGCGGCGGCCTGGAACGTGATGCCGCGCTGCTCGCGCAGCCGCCGCAGTTGGTTGCCGAGGATGATGCGGCGCACGGTGGGGCCGCCTCGGGAAGGGGCAGGCAGAGAGTTCGTCTCCGACATGCTTGGCGCGTGCATCGGGCTCCCAAGGATGATCAGGTCGCGCCCTTCAGTCTCGCATCCAACGCGTCGGCGTGTACAGGGGAAAGCGATTGTTCAAGCCGAATATGCCTCTGGTACGCGGCCGTTACGCGCGCCGTCCGCCCCGGACGTCAGGGCCGCCGCGCCAGCACGGCACGGGCGCGCGGACTGCCGTCCGGCCGCCGCCCCAGCTCCTCCAGCGCGGCCGTCGCCACGGTGAACCCGGCGCGCTCCAGGTCCGCCCGCACGTCCGGCAGGCGGAACGTGCGGTAGTACATGACGAACCGCGGGCGCCACAGGGCGTTGCGCACCCGCATCACGGCGTCGAACCCCCACAGCGCCCAGTAGCCCCGGGATCCCACCGGCGGCGGCGCGGGGATGGGGAAGGCGAAGTACCCGCCGGGCCGCAGCGACCGGAAGACCTGCGCGAAGAGCGCGGGGCGCTCCGCGGGCAGGAAGTGGCCGAAGGCCCCGAAGCTCACCGCGAGGTCGAAGGCGGGCGCGAAGGGCAGGGCCAGGGTGTCCGCCCGAACCCAGCGGGTCGGGGGCGCGCCGGCGTCCGCGTACGCGGCACGCGCCTCGGCGAGCATCCCGGCGCTGAAGTCGACGCCGACGACCTCGCCCGCACCCAGCCGGCGCAAGACCCCGGCCCCCGCGCCCGTACCGGTGCAGACGTCGAGGCCGCGCACGAACGGCCCCAGTGGCTCGACGACGGCGGCGAACGCGTCCAGCACGCGGTCGGGGGTGCGGAACGGCGTGCGGTCGAACTTCGGCGCCAGCAGGTCGTAGCCGCGCTCCGTGGAGGACATCGCCTGCACGGTCAGCTCGAGAAGGGTCGGACCCTCGGGACTGAACATCGCCGATCAGCGTAGCCGCCGGCGGCCGCACCGCCTGCCCGGGCGCTACGCCGCCCCCGACGGTTCGCCCGCCGCGGCCCGCCCGGCGGGCCCCGCGCCGGGCAGCCGCCGGATGCGTGGCACCGGCGACGGCAGCAGCCACAGCACGGCCAGTGTCGCGCCGGCTGTCGCCACCCACAGCGTCGGCCGCAGCCCGAGCGCGCCGCCCAGCGCCCCACCCGCGAGCGCGCCGAGCGGGCGGACGCCGAAGTTGACGGTCTGCAGGGCCCCGAGGACGCGGGAGCGCAGCGCGTCGGGGATGGCCGCGGAGAAGTAGGAGTTGGCCGAGATGTCGAGGATCATCACGCCGAACGCCGAGGCGAACTCGGCGGCCAGCAGCATCCCGGCGACCAGCGGCGTCGGCCCGTCCGCCAGCGGGATCAGCGTGAGCGGCACGCTGAAGCCGGCGAACCCCGCGGTCATCGCGGGGCCCACTCCGAACCGGGCCACGACCCGGGCGGCGAGGACCGCGCCGGCCAGGCCGCCGATGCCGCCGGCTCCGAGCACGACGCCGAGGAGTCCGGGGCCGAGGCCCAGCTCCCGAGTCGCGTAGAGCACGAACAGCGCCTGGAAGATGAAGTTGAAGAAGTTGAGCGTTGCGACCGCGGCGACGCAGGCGCGCATCGCGGGCGTCCGCAGGACCCACCGGATGCCGGTCGTCGCCCGGCTCTTCATTTGCACGGCGGGCGGCGGTTCCGCGGGGGAGATCCGGCCGAGGAAGAGCGCCGAGACGAGATAGCTGAGCGCGTCGAGCAGCAGCGCGAACGGCGCCGTGGCCATCTGCACGAGAGCGCCGCCGAGCCCCGGCCGGGCCGTGAACGCCAGCGCCCGGCTGCCGTTGAGCAGCGAGCTGCCCTGGACGTAACGCTCGACGGGCAGCAGGGCGACGTACACGGTGCCGGCGCAGACGTTGAACAGCGCGCCGAGGGTGCCGACGGCGAAGGCCGCCGCGTACAGGTGCGTGAGCGTCAGCGCGTCGAGCGCGTACGCGACGGGGACGGAGGCGACGGCCGCCATCCGGCCGAGGTCGGCGGCGATCATCACCCGGCGGCGGCTGCGCCGGCGGTCGGCCCAGGCGCCGGCGGGGACGGAGAAGAGTAGCGCGGGCAGCAGCGCCGCGGCGGTGAGGAGGCCCAGGTCGGTGGCGCCGGCGCCGAGGAGGAGCACGGCGGCGAGGGGGAGGGCTATGCGGTGGACCTCGTCGCCGAGGAGGGAGACGCTCTGGGCAGTCCAGTAGCGGCGGAAGGGGCGGTCGCGCAGCAGTTCCGGAACCGCGGGCAGGCGGGCGTGGCGTGTCACGACGGGCGCTGCGGGGGCTCGGCGGCGGGGTCGCCTGCTTCTCCCGGGTCTGTCGGGTCTGTCGGGTCGACGAAGGCCAGGCGCAGGACGCTGACCAGCCGGGCGCCCTCCGGGCGGCGCGCCGGGTCCGCGAAGCGGTCGTCGTAGCGGGACAGCAGCCGGGCCGTGTCCTCCGTCAGCCTGGTCAGCTCCCCCGGCGTGAGGTACAGGCTCCAGTCCCCCGAGTGCTCCGCGGCCTGCCACGCGCGCGGCAGCCGGTGGCGGACGGCGATCGCGGCGCCCAGCTTCCGCACGTACGCCTCCACCTGCGCCATCGTCAGGTCCCCGACGGCCTCGGTCGCGGCGGGGTCGTCGTACGCGGCCTCCCAGTGCGTCGTCCGCGCCGTGGCCCGCCACGGCTTCTCCCGCCCCCGGCCGCCGCCGCTCTGCTCCACGAGCCCGTACTTGGCGAGCATCCGCAGGTGGTACGAGCACCCGGCGACGGACTCCCCGGTCAGCTCCGCGGCCCGGGTGGCGGTGAGCGACCCGTGGCGGCGGAGCAGGCCGACCAGCTCCATCCGGGTGGGGTGGGCGTACGCGCGCAGAGCGCGGGCATCGGTGAGGTCGATACGATCCGGCATGCATCTAAAGGTACCTTTAGAAAGGTTTCTTTAGAAGCCGGGTGCGCCGACCGGGAGGAGAATGGCGGGGATGGATCTGGAGAGCGTTGCGGACGAGCTGTACGCGCTGTCGCCGGGCGAGTTCGTCGCCGCCCGCGGGCGGCACGTCGCCGCGGCGCGTACGGCCGGGGAGCGGGCGCTCGCCAAGGAGATCGCCGCCCTGCGCAAACCGACGCTCGCCGCCTGGGCCGGCAACCTGCTGGTGCGCTCCGCGCCCGAGCAGGTCGACGCGCTGCGCCGGCTCGGGGAGGGCCTGCGCGAGGCGCAGGACCGGCTCGCGGGGGAGCAACTGCGCGAGCTGACCCGGCAGCGCAACGCGCTGGTCGCCGAACTCGCCCGCGAGGCCCGCCGGCTCGCCGCCGAGGCCGGCCAGCCGGTCGGCGACGCCGTCCAGCACGAGGTCGAGACCACCCTCCACGCCGTCCTCGCCGACCCGGACGCGGCCCGCGAATGGGCCGCCGGCCACCTCGCCAAACCCCTCACCACCCGGCCCGGCTTCCCGGGCACCGCCACCACCGCCCGTGCACCCGCGTCCCGCCCCGCCCGCAAGCGCCACCTCAGGGTCGTCGAGGACACCGACAGGGCCCGCCCGGCAGAGCTGGCCCGGGCCCGC
Proteins encoded:
- a CDS encoding sulfatase-like hydrolase/transferase; the encoded protein is MTTRRQFLAASAAGLGAAALTPAPLAAAPGSPRGDRPNIVLIVADDLGYGELGSYGQQLIRTPHLDRLAADGLRFTAAYASAPVCAPSRASLLTGLHSGRARVRENPMRGIQPSIGDGDTTVAELLRARGYRTACIGKWGFGPEEPDQHSHPNYRGFEEFYGYLTHRHAHSYFPQYLWHNGRRVPLAGNGDGGRGTYAPEQFSTRALDFIRSHAEEPFFLYLSPNVPHAPSTVPDTGEYSDTDWKPEDKGHAAQVANFDRMVGQVIEELYAQRVAEDTVVIVTSDNGRHEEGGVTPALFQRDRPLRGYKRNLYEGGIRVPLIAWSPYRIRRGVVDRPTPHIDLLPTLAELGGAPAPRDVDGLSLAPLLTGTGPAPRHEFLYWYRNERASTPLARAADHDRIGRISEAVRAGDWKAVRFAPGKDRRVPDERWQVELYNLADDPAESVDRAADRPDIAARLVHVMRREWHDSYDREPFGVRIGAPPYAEPGRVLTVTATLRNGSGSLWTEPRVQLQVPQGWKVRAATRRPRGRLAPGTEVVTRWRVTPPKGAPAGRWELRARAVARCEGGPLTYRARLAILTPPAEGGYFGDLPWVT
- a CDS encoding nitroreductase family protein — protein: MAARALDATGAAELVHAATAAPSMHNAQPWHFRCHLGHRTVEIRADPERALPASDPDRRALHLGCGAATCNLRAAAAAAGWRTGTVLLPDPDDPLLLAVVRLTEPTPDADPDAALAGLEPQIARRHSSRWPFTDEPVPSEDLADLVEAARAEGADLVFPDAWHAASLLELVRDAELRDAETPERAEELARWTHPWPDTADEGVPGYAYGPRRRDGAAPVRDFAGGAGRAGHAGPPGRSSVAFEARPTIALLGTAHDRPADWLRAGQALERVLLAATRAGLVASLTSQALEWSDLRALVRDPLTDVGQVQMMLRVGYGPRGPTTPRRPMSEVLEIVGNPLL
- a CDS encoding DUF1992 domain-containing protein, which encodes MTERKPPGVSFESWIDRQIREAAERGEFDDLPGKGKPLADLDRPYDELWWVKAKMAREQLSALPPSLAVRREAEAALAAVTRARSEKEVREIVAEVNEKILAAHRAPAVGPPLKLAPLDADTLVREWREGREGRK
- a CDS encoding cytochrome P450 encodes the protein MAKPFLRTRPSSWPELTRIPHPRHRVPVLGDVFGFDPGTPIQDSLRMARELGPIFRRKIFGLEIVVVSGADLVAELADESRFTKRVVLAVHNLRDVAGDGLFTAHSHEPNWQLGHDILAPGFTREAMERYHPVMLAMARRLTAAWDAHAAAGTAPDVSADMTKLTLETIANTGFGYDFGSFERTEQHPFVAAMVRALRHAQGGTVPRPLSPMKNRGPGRRGAADAAYLASVVDEVVRERTERPDPGAQDLLGLMLHTRHPRTGERLAPENIRHQILTFLVAGHETTSGALSFALYYLSRHPEVTARARAEVDEVWGGTGEPSYRQVSKLRYVRRVLDESLRMWPTAPAFTRAARTDTVLGGVHPMRAGAWALVLIPALHRDPAVWGADADRFDPDRFLPERVRARPGHVFKPFGTGERACIGRQFALHEATLVLGLLLRRYELRGDPGYRLEIAERLTLMPRGFTLAPVRRGPAAPGTAPGPAAAEEAAGSPG
- the rox gene encoding rifampin monooxygenase — its product is MNDVIIAGGGPTGLMLAAELRLHGVRVVVLEKEPEPTAVVRALGLHARSIEVMDQRGLLEKFLAHGTRHPLGGFFAGITKPVPEHLGTAHGYVLGIPQPEIERLLDEYARALGTEIRRGTALTGLSQDEHGVTVQTAAGELTARYLVGCDGGQSTVRKLLGVGFPGEPARVETLIADVRLTAPREEIMAAVADIRRTRLRFGIAPFPGGTYRVIVDAAGLAADRGVPPTLDELRARLRAVAGSDFGAYEPTWLSRFGDATRQAERYRTGRVLLAGDAAHVHPPVGGQGLNLGVQDAFNLGWKLAAEIAGRAPAGLLDTYHAERHPVAADVLDNTRAQTLLMSPEPGPRSVRRLLGELMDIEEVNLRLIEKIMATAVRYDLGAGHDLLGRRLRDLRLKRNGRLYELTRAGRGLLLDQTGRLSAAGWADRVDHVADTVEAGDARDASDGLDVPAVLLRPDGHVAWAGEDPADLRDHLGRWFGVPAA
- a CDS encoding DUF6777 domain-containing protein, whose translation is MSRLRSARRAPLPPRRVPRAVRPAPRLPRSAHLAGTAAVALALSVAAASCAAPGQGSRAAAADPAAELVLQPVADREHDPFTPSTATPDGADPSPSPTAAPPDSTPPAEPGRHQSVPGGQAGLYGGVRNVASCDVDKQIAFLGRDADKQAAFARTLRVDEGDLPGYLRELTCVLLRADTRLTGHGFAGGEASPFQAVLQAGTAVLVDDTGVPRVRCASGSPLTEPEKLSGDGRYGGTAWRGYRPSRTVVVTPADRALSKLVIVDITTDLWFERPVGARPGEDRKLPEAPRDHFAPPAPGGGASPSPTTEPTGSPGPTTTGPSDGPGTESGQPSTAPPLPGGAEDPDHERVSAGESARSTASAR
- a CDS encoding TetR/AcrR family transcriptional regulator translates to MARSGARGTRSGRPRTRMGTEERRRQLLRIGAELFAERPFDDVWIEEVAERAGVSRGLLYHYFPTKRQFYAAVVRHEGERLLHLTEPDPATPVDRQVQQGLEAYLRYAEEHARGLRAFHRASATGDREIHEIHEQLLAEQERRIVAALDAQAAAGLLDGPSPAALRLAVHGWLAFVTAAVLDWLERGEPSRAEVREVCTRALLGALAGARGD